From Malaya genurostris strain Urasoe2022 chromosome 2, Malgen_1.1, whole genome shotgun sequence:
agaaggtttctccaaggaaagaaattccagaattcaaatgTAGAATCCAAGTTCAAAATCCAGCTCCAAAATCAAGGTCCAGGTATAGTTCCAGGATTCCGGGGTCCCGGTCTAAATCCGAAATCTTCGTTCAGAACCAAGGCCCAgaactcaaatttaaaatccaggtccaggtcAAAAATCATCGTCACGATTTAGGTCCAGAAttaaggttcagaatccagattcaagACCCAGAACTAGAATTaatgatttaagtaattttttgcTATCGTATGTGACGCATTGAAAGTTGGCAAAATTCATACTGTAAATCAACCAGTACGTACGATTATCAATATTCGGATGTATGGAAAGAGCatctcagttttattcgtattcacgtcattcagttatgtctctgacattgcccTCCTGTCTATTTTTCACACATAACACGAAGCCCTTCTATGCCGACCGAAGCAGAACTGCTAATGAATGAAATGCGAGGTgtgaagcaacgatcaaacccgTCGACTGAGTTAGAGGAATgaagaggatgacatcattatgacatgctgtgattggctcgtggaaACATAGGCcaattcaaaccgatttttcaatgaTGTACTACTGAAATACTAAAACGACGTTGCAATGCATGCTTATGTTAAAATTTTTCGACCTCACATAGTGAACAGGAAGgggtttttaatgccaaaatttgAGCAAactttgagtttatttttattgcgcGCGTGATCGGTAgcaatgttgattttttttactaaggAAGGTCTCTTCTCATTGTCATCTATATATGAAATCGGTTATCATCAATAAATCGTAGTCACGATTCAACCGAGAAaataaaatatgaataaaatgttaATGTAAACTCGTTGGTTGTAGATGATTTTTCTGACGTAGACATCCACTGGCTATGTGTAATTGAATAGATTGTGAGCACAGCAGCTTCCATCTGACCCAATTGATTGTACATTCAGTATTCATGAACTCAACGATCAAGTTTAATTATTGTCAAGTTGAGTGCGTACGTCAGTGGAAGTCGGCTAGAATTCGCTTCTCAATTCTTCCACTGGCATTCGGGAGTTCACATTCAGCATACTGATTAATAGACCGTATTGTAATCTCAGAGATCACCCGTTGCATACTAATGATAATAGTTTACAacgcacttgttttttttttattttgtagacACCCACGCACACGAGCTAGTCAAAATAGATCATCAGTCATGGAGGAAAAAGCGAACGGTGTTCATCAGCTTAAACTGATGACCACCATCACCAATAAGTATCCGACGTTTCGcgatgaaaacttgaaaactgcgTACCGCTGGTTGGAAGGAAGACGACACGATGATGGAGCGGAAGGGCTTTGGAGAATCCATGATAGCCTGTACGATTTGACGGATTTCGTCGAACGGCATCCGGGTGGCCGGGATTGGATTCAGTTAACCAAGGTAAGACGTCTTTTAGTCTGAGCAGTTGTTATACCGTGTAATCACTCGGTCCTGATCAGGGAACGGACATCACGGAAATGTTCGAGACGCATCACATCACCACCAAGGCGGAAAATTTACTACCCAAGTTTAGGGTCCGGGAAGCGACACAACCTCGGAACGTGAGGATAACCTTCAAAAATGATGGATTTTATCGCACTTTGAAGCGAAGAGTTCGCGACAAGCTGCCCGAGCTTGACAAGTCACCGATCCAGACgtccaatttaataattgactcaCTGTTGGGAGCGGTattcgcgtttgcctttctggcAGTGAAATACAACAGCTATCTGCTGGCAGTGGCTTGTGCTCTTTGCGTCAACTGGACGGTGATCAGTGCCCATAATTACTTTCATCAGAAGAACAACTGGAGAATGCGGCTGTTCAACTTGTCGTTCCTAAGCTATaggtaagtgtgtgtgtgtgtgtgtgtgtgtgtgtgtgtgtgtgacattgGCCTTGGGTTGTACCTTTCATGGAGGCAAATATTTCCAGAGAGTGGCGAATATCGCACGCAATGTCCCATCATCATTATGCAAACTCATTACTCGATTTGGAAATATCATATCTTGAGCCTTTTCTTTGCTGGTTGCCAAACCCGGAAATCAAAGGAGTGCTACAACGTTACGGATCCTGGATTTATGGACCGATTGTGTACGCGATGATTTGCTTAGGGGAATTGATTAGAaggtaaaaaaacaaaaaaaaagcgcaGAATCGTCCAAGGAATAAcctattttttcttcattcccAGGGTTGTAGAGACCATCAAAACAGGGAAAAGCAGTATTTTTGCGGACGACTTGATTGCGTTTGCGATACCAaccttcatgtactttgtcgaCTCGAGCAGTTTGTTGAACGTGCTGAAATTGTGGACCGTTGTCATATTCGTAGCAAGCTTTGCCTTTGGATTGATCGGTTTAAATGCTGCCCATCATCAACCAGAGATTTACCATTCCGGTGATAAAATTCCGTAGGTGGTTTCTCGTAAATAGAGCGAGTGTATCAAAAAGCTAATTGTTTACCTTTACCATCGCAGGGACGAGATCGATTTTGGAGTGTATCAAATTGCGACGGTAATCGAGCGGTCGGACGTCACAGGGTCGCATCTGTTCGCGCTGACCCAC
This genomic window contains:
- the LOC131430404 gene encoding cytochrome b5-related protein-like; the encoded protein is MEEKANGVHQLKLMTTITNKYPTFRDENLKTAYRWLEGRRHDDGAEGLWRIHDSLYDLTDFVERHPGGRDWIQLTKGTDITEMFETHHITTKAENLLPKFRVREATQPRNVRITFKNDGFYRTLKRRVRDKLPELDKSPIQTSNLIIDSLLGAVFAFAFLAVKYNSYLLAVACALCVNWTVISAHNYFHQKNNWRMRLFNLSFLSYREWRISHAMSHHHYANSLLDLEISYLEPFLCWLPNPEIKGVLQRYGSWIYGPIVYAMICLGELIRRVVETIKTGKSSIFADDLIAFAIPTFMYFVDSSSLLNVLKLWTVVIFVASFAFGLIGLNAAHHQPEIYHSGDKIPDEIDFGVYQIATVIERSDVTGSHLFALTHFGDHCLHHMFPTLDHGILPQLYPIFHQTCNEFETVHRQSSWLRHIIAQHRQLARVEPRTYDPRAKFP